The sequence GCGATACGAAAAAATGTTTTAATTTTTCTAGACCAGTCATATCGTCATGGGATTTGATGACTTCAAACATTTGCGTTTCTGGGAATAATCTTTGATTAACAGCTGCGATAATGGCGTCCTTAGAATCAAAATGGTGATAAATAGCACCACGAGAAAGACCATCTAAGTTAGCGACGATATCTTGAATCGTTGTTTTTTCATAACCTTTTTCAATAAATAAGGCAGTTGCGACTTGTATTATATGAGCAATTGTTTCGTCAGAATTATATTTTTTAGACATTGAATACTCCTTCCTTTAAAAAAACATTCATTCGGTATGTTTTTATAATAAACGATAAAAATTGTTCTGTCAATTATAAGTAGTATTAAAAAATCTGAATACTGTTCTAATTCAGTAAAAAAACTTGCAGTTTTATAAAGATATCGTTATAATCTTATTAATCAGACTAGAATGGTATGAATTAAAAAAGGAGGGCATGAAGATGAAGGCAATGATAGGGATTACTGGCAGTATTATGAAAAACGGGGATCAGCAATTTTGTGATCACAATCAAACGTACGTTGGTCATGACTACATCGAAGCTATTCAAGCAGTGGATGCAATTCCATTAGTGCTTCCTGTCCTTATAAATAAAGATGATGTAACAGCAATTATTTCACGGATTGATGGTTTAATTATATCTGGTGGGTATGATGTGTCTCCCGATATGTATCAACAAGATGCACATACTTTATTAGGAGATACACTTAAAGCGCGTGATATTTATGAAATGGCTTTAATTAAAGAAGCGCTACATCAAAAGAAACCGATATTGGGAATCTGCCGCGGGATGCAGTTGTTAAATATTAGTTTTGGTGGTACGTTGTATCAAGATATTTCTTTGATGAAACCAACAGCTATTCAACATATACAAAGTGGTGCTCCTTCTACAAGTAGTCATGATATTCATATAGCGAGGGAATCAGTTTTACAAGCAGTATTCTCTCAGAATACGATTGCAGTTAATTCTTTTCATCATCAAGTGGTACATCAAGTCGCAGATGGTTTTAAAATTTCAGCCATTAGTGAAGATGGATTGATTGAAGCAATCGAATCTGAAGGGGAGTTACACATACTAGGTGTACAATGGCATCCAGAAATGTTGGCAGATATGATACCGCTATTTCGCCATTTTGTGAAAGAAACACAAGTTCGACAAGTAGCAATTTAAAAGTTGGTAAAAAACAAGCGTATTTAATACAATAGAAGAATAGTAATTCAAATGCCATGGTGAGTGTTATAAAACCAAAGCACATAGAACATTCGAGGGAGATAGGTTATGACAACAGTTATTGGTATATCAGGAAGTGTATTATTGGATCCAATTTATTCACCAGTTATTATTAAGCGTTCATATGTAAATGAACAATACGTGGAAGCTATTGCACAAGAAGGAGCGGTTCCTTTTATCATTCCAGTCACTGATCCAAGTTACATTCCGGCTTTTATTGCACGAATTGATGGTTTGTTATTGAGTGGTGGTTACGATGTTAATCCCTATGAGTATGGTGAAGAAACGTTAAGTCGGGCGGGTGAAAGTTATCCAGAACGCGATTTTTTTGAAAAGGCATTATTGTTAGAGGCCGTTGCACAAGGAAAACCAGTCTTAGGTGTCTGTCGAGGCGCACAAGTAATCAATGTGACATATGGCGGTTCACTTTACCAAGATGTTTCGTATGCTTCACACGCGAAATTACAACATCTTCAAGCAACGGATGGTGCCTTTCCAGTACATGATGTAAAACTCACTAAAGATTCTTGCTTCGCTAAAATTTTTGATAAAGAAGTCATTGGTGTTAATTCATTCCATCATCAGTTGATTAAAGAACTTGCACCTGGTTTTAAGGCCACGGGTAAAACCTCTGATGGTGTTATCGAAGCGCTTGAAAAAGAAGGCGATTTATTTGTGGCAGGTGTACAATGGCACCCTGAACAAATGTATCACCAAAATGATGATATGAAACGCTTGTTTCGAGCTTTTATTGAATATAGTGCTTTATAAAATTTAGTCCTTAGGTCCTTTTCAAATGATTGGTAATCAATCAACGGAGAGGGCTTTTTTTATGGACAGTATGTTAACTCTGTATTTAATCATTTATATCATAGAGCTAGCATTTTATTTAGTAAAATTACTGTTCGACACTAATAAATGCTGTATTAAAAAATGAGGTCCGATGTTTCACTGGTATACTAGATGTTTTAATTTGGGGTAGTTTTAAATTAAACGACACGAAATGTGTAAATAAATAAACGAGAATTGTAAAAAAATGATATTTTGAACGCTTTTATAGGGTGATTTTAGCATTTATTGAGCAAGTTCTTTTTTTTATTTTTTAGATGTGTGAATATCGATTGCTACGCAAAAGGATTATCGTTATACTATTGGTATAGTCAAAAAAAGTCTGTGTTTTTCGGAAGAGGGAGATAATGGATGATTAATAAAAAATCAAAATTACCAATCTATCAGCAAATTCAAAATGAAATAAAAAAAGACATTGATAACGCTAAATGGTCAGTACATGAGGCTATCCCAGCAGAACGACAATTAGCTGAATTATTCAATGTTTCGCGAATGACTGTTCGTCAAGCGATTCAAGCATTAGTTGATGATGGCGTACTATATCGTCGAATTGGTTCGGGAACATATGTTTCGGAAGAAAAGGTAACTGAAAATATGGATGCGGTTACAAGTTTTACAAACCTTATGCTTAAGCAAGGGAAAACACCATCTTCTCATATTGTTTCTTTTTCGATGAAACCAGTCACACGTCAAGAAGCGAAGGCTTTAGAATTAGATGAGGATGATGATGTCTTACGGATTGAACGTATAAGATATGGTGACAGCACACCTATTTTGTTTGAAACAGCAGCAATACCAATGAATATTGC comes from Brochothrix thermosphacta DSM 20171 = FSL F6-1036 and encodes:
- a CDS encoding gamma-glutamyl-gamma-aminobutyrate hydrolase family protein; this translates as MKAMIGITGSIMKNGDQQFCDHNQTYVGHDYIEAIQAVDAIPLVLPVLINKDDVTAIISRIDGLIISGGYDVSPDMYQQDAHTLLGDTLKARDIYEMALIKEALHQKKPILGICRGMQLLNISFGGTLYQDISLMKPTAIQHIQSGAPSTSSHDIHIARESVLQAVFSQNTIAVNSFHHQVVHQVADGFKISAISEDGLIEAIESEGELHILGVQWHPEMLADMIPLFRHFVKETQVRQVAI
- a CDS encoding GntR family transcriptional regulator, producing the protein MINKKSKLPIYQQIQNEIKKDIDNAKWSVHEAIPAERQLAELFNVSRMTVRQAIQALVDDGVLYRRIGSGTYVSEEKVTENMDAVTSFTNLMLKQGKTPSSHIVSFSMKPVTRQEAKALELDEDDDVLRIERIRYGDSTPILFETAAIPMNIASKLTRDELTNSLFQTVSDKFHLTIGDAQQTMEAVAVSEKIAPLLEVPLGTPVMRLRQTTALSDGTLFEYVDSQYVGSRFKFSTRIHGG
- a CDS encoding gamma-glutamyl-gamma-aminobutyrate hydrolase family protein, translated to MTTVIGISGSVLLDPIYSPVIIKRSYVNEQYVEAIAQEGAVPFIIPVTDPSYIPAFIARIDGLLLSGGYDVNPYEYGEETLSRAGESYPERDFFEKALLLEAVAQGKPVLGVCRGAQVINVTYGGSLYQDVSYASHAKLQHLQATDGAFPVHDVKLTKDSCFAKIFDKEVIGVNSFHHQLIKELAPGFKATGKTSDGVIEALEKEGDLFVAGVQWHPEQMYHQNDDMKRLFRAFIEYSAL